Below is a window of Prosthecochloris sp. GSB1 DNA.
TTACCGGTCCGGTATCGACCGATACATTGAATTTTTTCTCCAGACGGTTGATGATCGTTTCGAGATGCGTTTCGCCGAGGGTTTTGAGTATTGTCTGGTTGAACTCGTTGTCATGTTCGACGGTGAAGCTCGGATCTTCTTCTTGAAGATGGTGCAGCCCGGACGAAATTTTCTCCTCGTCACCCTGGGCCGCGGGCGTTATCGCCGTGGCAAGGAGGGGGACGGGGAATACTATGGGGCTGATCCGGCAATCAGTTCCCTTGTCGGCGAGGGTATCGTTCGTGTGCGTGTCCTTCAGTTTGACCACCATGCCGATATCTCCCGCGAGCAGCTTTTCAACGGGTTCTTTCTTCTGTCCCCGCATGACGTAGACCTGTCCGATTTTTTCAAGCTGTCCGGTCTGCGCGTCGATAAGCTCATGGCCGGTTTCTATGTGCCCGGAAAATACTCTCAGATAGGATATTTCACCTACTCTCGGCTCGGACATTGTCTTGAAAATAAAGGCGACCGTCGAGCCTTCGGTATCGGGTTGAAGCAGTTTCTCATGGTTTTCGGCGCTGCAGTAGGCCTGTTCAGGGCCTCGTTCGATCGGTGAAGGGCAAAGGTTGACGATGGCGTTGAGCAATCGTTCCGAACCAATGAGATGGAGGGGAGAGGTGCAGAAAACCGGGAAAAATGTTCGTGTCAGCAGGCCCGACTTGATGCCCGCCCTGAGTTCGTCCTCGCTGAGATTTCCTATTTCGAAGTAACGGTTCATCAACGCCTCGTCTGTTTCCGCCACGGCTTCGACAAGCTTGAAATGCAGCTCTTCGGCACGTTTTCTGTAAAGGTCGGGTATTTCCGAAACCTTCATGCTTCCGGGTTTGTCGGGATCGAATTCGAGTTGTTTCATCAAAAGGACATCGATGATTATGTGATGTCCCAGTCCTTCCTCGGCCGGAAACTGTATCGGGGTCACCAGGTGGCCGAAATGATCCTGAAGCTCCTCTATCGACTTCGTGTAGCTGGTTCTGTCTGCGTCCAGTTTGGTGAGTACGAACATGGTGGGCTTGTAGTATTCTCTGGTATACTCCCATACAAGGTCGGTGCCGACTTCCACGCCCGTCGAAGTGTTCACCGTTAGGAGCACCGTATCGGCAACACGCATCGCCGCCTTTACGTCACCGTGGAAATCGAGCAGGCCCGGGGTATCGATGATGTTGATTTTGCAGCTGTTCCACATTCCGTGGACCAGGCTGGCGTTGAGGCTGTGCTGACGCGCTATTTCATCTTCCGCGTAGTCCGAAACGGTGGTGCCGTTCTCGATGCTGCCGAGGCGGTTCGTCGCGTTCATCAAAAAGGCCATCGATTCGGTCAGCATTGTTTTGCCTGAACCGGCATGACCCGTGAGCACAATGTTGCGGAGTTGTTCGGGTTGTACTGCTTGCATGGATAGGACTCCTTTTTCTTTGTTCCGCTTTGGCAATCCAGACGGTTGCGTGACGGCGGAAGGTGGATTACGTAAGCCCGCCCCAGCGGGCGGGCAATGAGCGGAGCTGTTTGTGTCAGCGTGTAAACAGCAGGCTATGGAAGAAGTTACGAAAAGTTTTCAAGCGATTTCCGTTCGGCTCGGCGGCGGCTATGTTCCGATACCGGAGAACGGCTTTTTTCTCATCGAGCCACTGTTCCGATTGCACCATCCCATAGCTGGTGAATAGGCGATAAATTCTTATGTTTAGCGTAGGAAAAATATCCTTTGAGTATTTTTTTTCTCCGGTCACGGTTTTCGGTTTCGGCATATTGTGAGCGTAATCCGGAAGTCCGTGGCGTGGATACTTTCCTCTCGGGAAGGCTGCCCTCATGAACGGAAGGGTACGGCAGGTCTCAACCCGCAGCATAAAGAGGGATTTTTTAACATAAAAGCACTGTGTCATGCCTGTAATTACCAATGTCTCGGCCCGTCAGATTCTCGATTCGAGGGGCAATCCTACTGTTGAGGTCGATGTGTACACCGAATCGTCTTTCGGCAGGGCTGCCGTGCCGAGCGGGGCGTCCACCGGCGTGCACGAGGCAGTCGAACTGCGAGATGGAAACGCCGACGTGTATCTGGGGAAAGGGGTTCTCAAGGCGGTCGAGAACGTCAACACGATCATTGACGACGCGCTCAAGGGTATGTTCGTGACGGAACAGGGCGAGATAGACAGGCTCCTTCTTTCGCTGGACGGCACCCCGAACAAGTCGAAGTTGGGCGCGAACGCTCTTCTTGGGGTTTCGCTCGCCTGCGCAAAAGCCGGGGCGGAATATTCGGGGCTTCCTCTTTTCCGTTACATCGGAGGCACGCTCGCCAACACCCTGCCGGTTCCCATGATGAACGTGCTCAACGGGGGTGCTCATGCGGACAATACGGTTGATTTCCAGGAATTCATGATCATGCCGATAGGGTTTTCATCCTATTCCGACGCGTTGCGTTGCGGTGCGGAAATCTTCCATGCGCTCAAGGCTCTGCTCAAGAGCAAGGGATTGAGCACCGCCGTCGGCGACGAGGGCGGTTTCGCTCCCGATCTCCGTTCGAACGAAGAGGCTATCGAACTCGTTATCGAAGCCGTGGGCAAGGCGGGTTACCGTACGGGCTCACCGACTTCTGCGGGAGGTCTCGGCGACGCCCAGGTCATGATCGCCCTCGATCCTGCCAGCTCCGAGTTCTACGATCCGGAAAAGAAAGCATACGTGTTCAGGAAATCGTCCGGCAAAGAGCTCGATTCAGCCGCGATGGCCGCGTATTGGGAGCAGTGGGCCACCACCTACCCGATTATCTCGATAGAGGACGGAATGGCCGAGGACGACTGGGAAGGATGGAAAATGCTGACGGAGAAGATCGGTTCGAGGGTGCAGTTGGTGGGAGACGATCTGTTCGTGACCAACAGCGACAGGCTCGGAAAGGGGATTGCCAGGGGTGTCGGCAACTCTATTCTGATCAAGGTCAACCAGATAGGGACCCTGACGGAGACCCTGGAGGCCATAGACCTCGCCAGGCGAAACGGTTACACTTCGGTGATAAGCCACAGAAGCGGCGAAACAGAGGATACCACGATCGC
It encodes the following:
- a CDS encoding elongation factor G; the protein is MQAVQPEQLRNIVLTGHAGSGKTMLTESMAFLMNATNRLGSIENGTTVSDYAEDEIARQHSLNASLVHGMWNSCKINIIDTPGLLDFHGDVKAAMRVADTVLLTVNTSTGVEVGTDLVWEYTREYYKPTMFVLTKLDADRTSYTKSIEELQDHFGHLVTPIQFPAEEGLGHHIIIDVLLMKQLEFDPDKPGSMKVSEIPDLYRKRAEELHFKLVEAVAETDEALMNRYFEIGNLSEDELRAGIKSGLLTRTFFPVFCTSPLHLIGSERLLNAIVNLCPSPIERGPEQAYCSAENHEKLLQPDTEGSTVAFIFKTMSEPRVGEISYLRVFSGHIETGHELIDAQTGQLEKIGQVYVMRGQKKEPVEKLLAGDIGMVVKLKDTHTNDTLADKGTDCRISPIVFPVPLLATAITPAAQGDEEKISSGLHHLQEEDPSFTVEHDNEFNQTILKTLGETHLETIINRLEKKFNVSVDTGPVKIPYRETIRSSSTAQGKYKKQSGGRGQYGDVWMRLEPKERNSGFEFASEVVGGVVPTRYLPAVEKGSREIAAEGILAGYPIVDIRAVAYDGSHHPVDSSEHAFKIAASMAFRAAFEKAKPMLLEPYFTLCVRTPEQYTGEIVGEISTKRGKIIGMDSDARFQIIKANIPQASLREFHLQMVRLTQSRASYSCEFSHYEEAPPDIANRIKSEREA
- the eno gene encoding phosphopyruvate hydratase, producing MPVITNVSARQILDSRGNPTVEVDVYTESSFGRAAVPSGASTGVHEAVELRDGNADVYLGKGVLKAVENVNTIIDDALKGMFVTEQGEIDRLLLSLDGTPNKSKLGANALLGVSLACAKAGAEYSGLPLFRYIGGTLANTLPVPMMNVLNGGAHADNTVDFQEFMIMPIGFSSYSDALRCGAEIFHALKALLKSKGLSTAVGDEGGFAPDLRSNEEAIELVIEAVGKAGYRTGSPTSAGGLGDAQVMIALDPASSEFYDPEKKAYVFRKSSGKELDSAAMAAYWEQWATTYPIISIEDGMAEDDWEGWKMLTEKIGSRVQLVGDDLFVTNSDRLGKGIARGVGNSILIKVNQIGTLTETLEAIDLARRNGYTSVISHRSGETEDTTIAQIAVATNAGQIKTGSLSRSDRMAKYNELLRIEEELGSEARYPGIGAFRV